The proteins below are encoded in one region of Macrococcus armenti:
- a CDS encoding BglG family transcription antiterminator: protein MELTNRQKEIMKYMLNESKTLYQVEELSVIFKVSDKTIRNDIKVLSEFTTNIKEFSIYSKRGSGIHLEVNKNEVDNLHNNLEKFISIDNKALLSIHIAEKLLKMEKELSIKALISEFNSNQYEIRDCLNTINLWLERFDIRLTIKKGYGIILSGEEIDFRNAIKFISSLNKGNSQKDFLKSFFGEHLYNQVEYVVETSCDKKMRKSQRQQFLLHVLIMMNRLQNNKKLNYKLEDKEVIDGSIEEIIKKLSEIFAIKIPDEEKHFLNMHLPGKLFENNYEYEVKEFIKLLIAEMKNEAMIDFEKDSALLSGLETHLKTTFFNLKNNLEINNPLIFEIKTRYPFIYSSVINSYRNIYNEKIELPETELGYIALHFQASYERIKLSRQTNILIVCHLGIGISQMLKVKIQQKYNNVKVVDVVSEERLALSIATHSDIDLIISTTEVKASNIEVVKVSPLLNENDEKTLNAYFTNANSLSGLTPTEMIKYMQPFLIFTMTDTIDRFKVIEEIGHKLISNNLVHIDFVKSVAGREYLSSTCIGNGVAIPHGKTQYVKESSISVCRLNKPIYWGEDWVDIVFLIALKEEDKHSYHNIYRELHHIMQNKMLLDKIKSEKSNLGLLKLFRDKKLPE from the coding sequence ATGGAATTGACAAATCGTCAAAAAGAAATAATGAAATATATGCTAAATGAAAGTAAAACACTATATCAAGTTGAAGAATTATCCGTAATATTTAAAGTCTCTGATAAAACAATAAGAAATGATATTAAGGTATTAAGCGAATTTACAACTAATATTAAAGAATTTTCAATTTACTCGAAGAGAGGATCGGGTATTCATTTAGAAGTAAATAAAAATGAAGTTGATAATTTGCATAATAATCTTGAAAAATTTATTTCTATAGATAATAAGGCTTTGCTTTCCATACATATTGCTGAAAAATTATTAAAGATGGAGAAAGAGCTAAGTATTAAAGCATTAATATCAGAATTTAATAGTAATCAATATGAGATAAGAGATTGTCTTAATACAATCAATTTGTGGTTAGAGAGATTTGATATCCGGTTAACTATAAAAAAGGGTTATGGAATTATATTATCTGGAGAGGAGATAGATTTTAGAAATGCTATTAAGTTTATTTCTTCACTAAATAAGGGTAACTCACAGAAGGACTTCCTGAAATCTTTTTTTGGTGAACATTTATATAATCAAGTAGAATACGTAGTTGAAACATCGTGTGATAAAAAAATGAGAAAATCTCAAAGACAACAGTTTTTATTACATGTACTTATCATGATGAATCGATTACAAAATAATAAAAAGTTAAATTATAAATTAGAAGATAAAGAAGTTATTGATGGTTCGATAGAAGAAATTATAAAAAAATTATCTGAAATATTTGCAATTAAAATACCTGATGAAGAGAAACATTTCTTAAATATGCATTTACCAGGTAAATTATTTGAGAATAATTATGAATATGAAGTCAAAGAGTTTATAAAATTGTTAATAGCTGAAATGAAAAATGAAGCGATGATAGATTTTGAAAAAGATTCTGCTTTATTAAGTGGACTTGAAACACATTTAAAAACTACATTTTTCAATCTTAAAAATAATTTAGAAATAAATAATCCGTTAATATTCGAAATTAAGACAAGGTATCCATTTATTTATTCAAGTGTTATAAATAGTTATAGGAATATTTATAACGAAAAAATTGAGTTACCTGAAACTGAATTAGGATATATTGCACTACATTTTCAGGCATCTTATGAGCGTATTAAATTATCACGTCAGACCAATATACTGATTGTGTGTCATTTAGGTATAGGAATATCTCAAATGTTAAAGGTGAAAATACAACAAAAATATAATAATGTCAAAGTAGTAGATGTTGTTTCTGAAGAGAGGTTAGCATTATCTATAGCGACTCATAGTGATATTGATTTGATAATCTCTACGACTGAAGTAAAGGCGTCTAATATTGAAGTAGTGAAAGTTTCTCCTCTTCTGAATGAAAATGATGAAAAAACTTTAAATGCATATTTCACAAATGCTAATTCACTATCTGGCTTAACACCGACAGAAATGATTAAATATATGCAGCCGTTTTTAATATTTACCATGACTGATACTATAGATCGATTTAAAGTAATAGAAGAAATAGGACATAAACTTATTAGTAACAACTTAGTTCATATTGATTTTGTAAAATCGGTAGCCGGTAGAGAATATTTAAGTTCTACCTGTATAGGCAACGGTGTAGCTATACCACATGGAAAAACGCAATATGTTAAAGAGTCCTCTATATCAGTTTGCAGATTAAATAAACCGATTTATTGGGGAGAAGATTGGGTGGATATCGTCTTTTTAATAGCATTAAAAGAAGAAGATAAACATTCTTATCACAATATATATAGAGAATTGCATCATATTATGCAAAATAAAATGCTTCTAGATAAAATCAAGTCTGAAAAAAGTAATTTAGGTTTATTAAAATTATTTAGAGATAAGAAATTACCGGAATAA
- the uhpT gene encoding hexose-6-phosphate:phosphate antiporter, which translates to MNFFDIQKIPNKGIPIPVQRKEWRKQFLKAFFVVFFAYMSMYLIRNNFKAAQPMLKEELGITTLQLGYIGLAFSITYGLGKSLIGYLIDGRNTKRIISFLLIMSSIVVLIMGFTLSYFGSAVGFLIVLWGLNGMFQAVGGPASYSTISRWAPRTKRGRYLGFWNASHNIGGAIAGGLALWGANMFFHGNVIGMFIFPSIIALIIGIVTLFIGKDDPEELGWNRCEDIFEEPVDEENIASQDMTKWEIFKTYILKNPIIWILCVSNIFVYIVRIGIDNWAPLYVTEHLGFNAGDAVNTIFYFEIGALVASLMWGYVSDLLKGRRALVAIMCMFLIVFVVMFYKNATSVGMVNASLFGLGALIFGPQLLIGVSLVGFVPKRAISVANGMTGTFGYLFGDSMAKIGLAMIADPESKGLNVFGHVLHGWTDVFIVFYAALILGMILLSIVAVAEERKIRKLESKM; encoded by the coding sequence ATGAACTTTTTTGACATCCAGAAGATTCCTAACAAAGGAATTCCTATTCCTGTTCAGAGAAAGGAATGGCGTAAACAATTTTTAAAAGCTTTTTTCGTTGTATTCTTTGCTTACATGTCAATGTACTTAATAAGAAACAACTTTAAAGCTGCACAACCAATGCTGAAAGAAGAGCTTGGCATTACTACTTTACAGCTCGGTTACATTGGGCTTGCGTTCAGTATCACTTATGGACTCGGAAAATCTTTAATCGGTTATCTCATAGACGGGAGAAATACGAAACGTATCATATCATTTTTACTTATTATGTCTTCTATCGTCGTGCTAATTATGGGGTTCACGCTAAGTTACTTCGGATCAGCTGTCGGATTCTTAATTGTATTATGGGGATTAAACGGTATGTTCCAGGCAGTAGGTGGTCCTGCGAGTTACTCAACAATCTCGCGCTGGGCACCTAGAACAAAGCGCGGTCGTTATCTCGGTTTCTGGAATGCTTCTCATAATATCGGTGGTGCCATTGCAGGTGGTCTTGCATTATGGGGTGCAAACATGTTCTTCCACGGTAATGTTATCGGGATGTTCATCTTCCCTAGTATCATCGCTTTAATCATCGGTATTGTCACACTCTTCATCGGTAAGGATGATCCTGAAGAGTTAGGATGGAATCGCTGTGAAGATATCTTCGAAGAACCTGTGGACGAGGAGAATATTGCATCTCAAGATATGACAAAATGGGAAATATTCAAGACATATATCCTTAAGAATCCTATCATCTGGATTCTATGTGTATCAAACATATTCGTATATATTGTGCGTATCGGTATTGATAACTGGGCACCATTATATGTGACTGAGCATCTTGGATTCAATGCAGGAGATGCAGTGAATACTATTTTTTACTTTGAAATTGGCGCTTTAGTTGCAAGCTTGATGTGGGGCTATGTTTCTGATTTATTGAAAGGTCGTCGTGCACTTGTTGCTATTATGTGTATGTTTCTAATTGTGTTTGTTGTAATGTTCTATAAGAATGCAACAAGTGTTGGTATGGTTAATGCTTCTTTATTCGGCCTTGGTGCATTGATATTCGGACCTCAATTATTGATTGGTGTATCTCTTGTAGGCTTTGTACCAAAACGTGCGATCAGTGTAGCCAACGGTATGACTGGTACATTCGGTTACTTATTTGGTGACTCGATGGCTAAGATTGGTTTAGCGATGATCGCTGACCCAGAAAGTAAGGGATTAAATGTCTTTGGACATGTATTACATGGCTGGACGGATGTATTTATCGTGTTCTATGCGGCGCTGATTCTTGGTATGATATTATTGAGTATCGTTGCCGTAGCGGAGGAAAGAAAGATTAGAAAATTAGAGAGTAAGATGTAA